From a region of the Corythoichthys intestinalis isolate RoL2023-P3 chromosome 7, ASM3026506v1, whole genome shotgun sequence genome:
- the LOC130918968 gene encoding vitellogenin-2-like, giving the protein MRVLLLALAVAFVAGHQVKIAPEFDVGKTYSYKYEAILMGGLPEEGLARAGFKIRSKVLISPLATDTLVLKLLEPELFEYSGVWPKDAFVPATKLTSALAAQLKTPLKFEYVNGVVGKVYAPAGISTSVLNIIRGILNIFQMNIKKTMNVYELQEPGVQGVCKTSYVITEDAKADRILLTKTKDLNHCQERIVKDIGMAYTERCPECQLRGKALKGTAGFNYVMKPSATGALLLEAYSTELVQFSPINILNGAAQMESKQSLKFLEIQKTSVEPLKTDYIHRGNLQYEFGSELLQTPIQLLRITNAEAQIVEILNHVVTNNVAKVHEDAPLKFIELIQLFRTAKYQTIEALWSQFKSRPEHREWILNTVPAIGTHVSLRFIKEHFLNGQLTEAEATRALMVAVHMVTADLEAIQLISDISETPKVMETPVLSQIAALGFGSLVSKYCAENPTCPVDLIKDVHDLVAKAISKGTPDDIIYLLKILGNAGHPSSLKPIMKVLPIFGNAAANLPLRVHIEGVLALRNIAKREPKMVQEVVIQLFMDKTLDPELRMVSAIVLFETKLPMGLVTTIANALLREPNLQVTSLVYSYMKAMTRSTTPDSVHVAAACNVALKILSPKLNRLSYRFSRALLVDGYYSPWMVGAAASAFYVNDAATVLPRAVMAKARLYFAGVYADVIEVGVRTEGIQEALLKVPNLSDDADRLTKMKRVLKALSEWRAQPSRKPLASAHVKLFGQDIAFVDVDKVVVDQLMAIVTGPEVQSYGRKALDQLLAGVKFNYALPMLGAEVRRIMPTVVGLPMELSFYTSSVINTALELQATVSPPPAQRFNPSQLLKSDISIKAAFTPSVSKYTYAVMGVNTALAQAVVVSRAKVHTVLPAKIEARLDMIKGNFKFELLPVQGVNKIASALVETFAVARNVEDLAAAKITPLIPADYSPQSSKKSSSRYSRMTSSMSGHKSVSSELISNQPSKMNKLIKAFEKKLCKEMETFGIKACAVIESRSASVIRDVPLYAVIGKHSVFIEVTPASGPAIEKVEIEIQVGEKAAEKIIKVIDLSQDDTILEDKNVLMKLKKILVPGLKNRTSSSSRSSSSVSSRSSSSSVSRPSKSSSSSSRKISKMVDTLDPTDKPSKLQRPSSKSSSSRSSLHSSKSSSSRSSLHSSKSSSSQSSLRSRKSSSSRSSLKSSKSSSSVSSSSRRSSSSSSSSSSSSSSQSKQELYDMNFTKIHIHQHSVPASRRNSHSSARSFEAIYNKAKYLASATPPTVTILIRAVRADRKEQGYQIAAYFDKATSRVQIIFANLAEKNNWRICADGVMLSDHKLMAKIAWGINCKQYMTEIAAETGLVGQEPALRLKLTWDKLPSNMRYYAKRWSEYVSRLVLETGVSVAKVKNVPNQIKLTVAIASEQSLNIVLKTPRSTIFKEGIPLPISLPIGETASELKAYDDSWVDTISYMVSKAHAVECRVSKDTVNTFNNRTFKAEMPHSCPQVLAQDCTAEAKFIVMLKRDQEREQNMLIVKIADIDVEMYLKDSVPTVKVDKKEIPVNKLPYRHPTADIQIKQSGQGIALHAPKHGLQEVYFDINVQKVKVVDWMRGQTCGLCGKADGEIRQEYRTPNTRLTKSAVSYAHSWVLPAESCRDATECYMKLESVKLEKQIILHGQESKCFSVEPVLRCLPGCMPLRTTTVSVGFHCLPADTQLNRSGGMSSIFEKSVDLRETTEAHVACRCTAQCA; this is encoded by the exons ATGAGGGTGCTCCTGCTAGCCTTGGCTGTGGCCTTTGTCG CGGGCCACCAAGTCAAAATAG CTCCAGAATTTGATGTTGGAAAGACATACTCCTACAAATATGAAGCAATTCTTATGGGGGGACTACCCGAAGAGGGTCTGGCTCGTGCTGGGTTCAAAATTCGGAGCAAAGTTCTAATCAGTCCATTGGCTACTGACACCTTAGTACTGAAG CTCCTGGAACCAGAGCTCTTTGAGTATAGTGGTGTCTGGCCCAAAGACGCTTTTGTACCAGCCACTAAGCTCACCTCTGCCCTGGCAGCTCAGCTGAAGACACCACTCAAGTTTGAATACGTTAATGGTGTTGTAGGCAAAGTGTACGCACCAGCTGGTATCTCTACTTCTGTACTGAATATCATCAGGGGAATCCTCAATATTTTCCAAATGAACATCAAGAAGACAATGAACGTCTACGAGCTCCAGGAG CCTGGCGTACAGGGTGTGTGCAAGACCAGTTATGTCATCACTGAGGATGCAAAGGCTGACCGCATCCTtttgaccaagaccaaagacttGAACCACTGCCAGGAGAGAATTGTCAAGGACATAGGCATGGCTTACACAGAAAGATGTCCTGAGTGTCAATTG AGAGGCAAAGCCCTAAAGGGAACAGCAGGATTCAACTATGTCATGAAGCCATCAGCCACAGGAGCTCTACTCCTGGAAGCTTACTCGACCGAGCTGGTTCAGTTCTCTCCCATCAACATCCTGAACGGTGCTGCCCAGATGGAGTCCAA GCAGTCCCTGAAATTCCTCGAGATCCAGAAAACTTCAGTTGAGCCCCTCAAAACTGATTACATCCACCGCGGAAACCTGCAGTACGAGTTTGGCAGCGAGCTGCTTCAGACACCCATCCAGCTTCTAAGGATTACCAACGCTGAGGCTCAG ATCGTTGAGATTCTGAATCACGTGGTGACCAACAATGTTGCCAAAGTCCATGAAGATGCACCTCTTAAATTTATTGAGCTCATTCAGCTGTTCCGTACCGCCAAATACCAAACGATTGAAGCCCTCTGGTCGCAGTTCAAATCACGTCCAGAACATAG AGAATGGATCCTGAATACAGTCCCTGCCATTGGCACTCACGTTTCACTGAGGTTCATTAAAGAACATTTCCTCAATGGTCAACTGACCGAAGCTGAAGCAACTCGGGCTCTTATGGTAGCCGTGCACATGGTGACTGCTGACTTGGAAGCCATTCAGCTCATTTCA GATATTTCCGAGACACCAAAGGTCATGGAAACTCCAGTTTTGAGTCAAATTGCTGCGCTTGGCTTTGGCAGTCTGGTTTCTAAATACTGTGCCGAGAACCCAACTTGTCCAGTGGACCTCATCAAG GATGTCCACGATCTGGTTGCCAAGGCTATTTCCAAGGGTACTCCAGATGATATAATCTACCTTCTTAAAATTCTTGGTAATGCAGGACATCCTAGCAGCCTCAAGCCAATCATGAAGGTTCTGCCTATCTTtggcaatgctgctgctaatCTGCCACTCCGAGTTCACATCGAAGGTGTTTTGGCACTTAGGAACATTGCGAAGAGAGAGCCGAAAATG GTCCAAGAGGTTGTTATTCAGCTGTTCATGGATAAAACTCTTGACCCAGAGCTCCGTATGGTTTCTGCCATTGTGCTGTTTGAGACCAAACTGCCCATGGGTTTGGTGACTACCATTGCTAATGCACTTTTGAGGGAACCGAATCTTCAGGTTACCAGTTTGGTCTACTCTTACATGAAGGCAATGACGAGATCCACCACTCCTGATTCTGTGCACGT TGCTGCAGCCTGCAATGTTGCTTTGAAGATCCTCAGCCCCAAACTTAACAGACTAAGCTATCGCTTCAGCAGAGCGCTGCTTGTTGATGGCTACTACA GCCCCTGGATGGTTGGTGCTGCTGCCAGTGCCTTCTATGTGAATGACGCTGCAACTGTTTTGCCAAGAGCTGTTATGGCTAAAGCTCGCTTGTACTTCGCGGGAGTTTATGCTGATGTTATTGAG GTTGGAGTGAGGACTGAGGGAATCCAAGAAGCCCTTCTTAAAGTCCCAAATCTTTCTGACGATGCTGATAGGCTTACCAAAATGAAGAGAGTTCTCAAGGCT CTTTCTGAATGGAGGGCCCAGCCTTCAAGGAAGCCCCTAGCCTCAGCACATGTTAAGCTTTTCGGACAGGATATTGCCTTTGTCGATGTCGACAAAGTAGTGGTTGATCAGCTGATGGCG attgTCACCGGGCCAGAAGTTCAGTCTTATGGAAGGAAGGCCTTAGATCAGCTCCTGGCTGGTGTGAAATTTAACTATGCTCTGCCAATGCTGGGTGCTGAAGTTCGTCGCATCATGCCCACTGTTGTCGGTCTACCTATGGAACTCAGTTTCTATACTTCATCTGTGATAAATACGGCCCTTGAAC TCCAAGCCACTGTGTCGCCACCTCCAGCTCAGCGATTCAACCCCTCTCAACTTCTTAAGTCTGACATCAGCATTAAGGCGGCATTTACTCCTAG TGTTTCCAAGTATACCTATGCAGTGATGGGTGTAAATACTGCATTGGCCCAGGCTGTAGTGGTCTCAAGAGCCAAAGTTCACACTGTTCTCCCAGCAAAGATTGAAGCAAGACTTGACATGATCAAGGGCAACTTCAAGTTTGAGCTCCTGCCAGTCCAGGGAGTCAATAAGATTGCATcagcact TGTTGAGACATTTGCTGTTGCCCGAAATGTGGAAGACCTCGCAGCTGCTAAGATAACACCACTGATTCCGGCCGATTATTCACCACAGTCCTCAAAGAAGTCCTCATCCAGATATTCCAGGATGACATCCTCTATGAGTGGTCACAAG TCAGTGTCATCTGAACTGATCTCCAATCAACCAAGCAAAATGAACAAACTCATTAAGGCATTTGAGAAAAAGCTTTGTAAAGAAATGGAAACCTTTGGAATCAAGGCATGCGCTGTGATTGAATCTCGCAGTGCATCAGTCATTCGAGATGTTCCACTGTATGCCGTCATTGGAAAGCATTCCGTTTTTATTGAGGTTACACCAG CTTCTGGACCAGCAATCGAGAAGGTTGAAATTGAGATTCAAGTTGGAGAGAAAGCAGCAGAAAAGATCATCAAAGTCATTGACCTGAGTCAAGATGACACTATTCTTGAGGACAAGAATGTCCTGATGAAGCTGAAAAAGATCCTTGTTCCTGGTCTGAAGAACCGTACCTCTTCCAGCTCTCGCAGCTCTAGTTCTGTTAGCTCTCGCTCAAGCAGCTCAAGCGTTTCTAGGCCATCCAAGAGCTCTTCAAGTTCCTCTCGCAAAATAAGCAAAATGGTTGACACTCTTGACCCGACTGACAAGCCATCCAAGTTGCAAAGGCCTTCTAGCAAATCCTCCAGCAGCAGATCCAGCCTTCATTCAAGCAAATCCTCTAGCAGCAGATCCAGCCTTCATTCAAGCAAATCATCCAGCAGCCAATCCAGTCTTCGTTCCAGAAAATCTTCCAGCAGTAGATCCAGcctgaaatcaagcaaatcctcCAGCAGCGTCTCCAGCAGCAGCAgaagaagcagcagcagcagcagtagcagcagTTCTTCTTCTAGCTCTCAGTCAAAG CAAGAATTGTACGACATGAATTTTACCAAGATCCACATCCACCAG CATTCAGTACCTGCAAGTCGCCGCAATAGCCACAGCAGTGCTCGCAGTTTTGAGGCCATCTACAATAAG GCTAAATACCTCGCTAGTGCCACCCCTCCAACTGTGACCATCCTTATCCGTGCCGTGAGGGCCGACCGCAAGGAACAAGGGTACCAGATTGCAGCTTACTTTGATAAAGCGACTTCCAGAGTGCAGATCATTTTTGCCAACCTGGCAGAGAAAAACAACTGGAGAATTTGTGCTGATGGTGTGATGCTGAGCGACCACAAGTTGATG GCCAAGATTGCCTGGGGTATTAACTGCAAACAATACATGACTGAGATCGCTGCTGAAACTGGTCTTGTTGGTCAAGAACCAGCGCTCCGTTTGAAGCTGACCTGGGACAAACTGCCAAGCAACATGAGATACTATGCAAAGAG GTGGTCTGAATATGTTTCAAGATTAGTTCTGGAAACGGGAGTTAGCGTGGCAAAGGTCAAGAATGTTCCCAATCAGATCAAACTGACAGTGGCGATTGCTTCAGAACAAAGCCTGAATATTGTCCTCAAGACACCAAGG AGCACAATCTTCAAAGAAGGCATCCCTCTTCCCATTTCCCTGCCAATTGGTGAAACTGCGTCAGAGTTGAAGGCGTATGACGATAGCTGGGTTGACACCATCTCTTACATGGTCAGCAAGGCTCATGCAG TTGAATGCAGAGTATCCAAGGACACAGTGAACACATTCAACAACAGGACATTCAAGGCAGAGATGCCTCACTCCTGCCCCCAGGTTTTGGCTCAGGACTGCACCGCTGAGGCTAAATTCATTGTTATGCTGAAGAGAGACCAAGAACGAGAACAAAACATGCTCATTGTGAAGATTGCAGATAT TGATGTCGAGATGTATCTGAAGGACAGTGTTCCCACGGTGAAGGTTGACAAAAAAGAAATCCCTGTTAATAAGCTGCCATACCGTCATCCAACAg CCGACATCCAGATCAAACAGAGTGGTCAGGGCATCGCCCTCCACGCTCCCAAACATGGTCTTCAGGAGGTGTACTTTGACATCAATGTCCAGAAG GTTAAAGTAGTGGACTGGATGAGAGGACAGACCTGTGGTCTTTGTGGAAAAGCCGATGGGGAGATCAGACAGGAATACCGAACGCCCAACACACGTTTGACCAAGAGCGCGGTCAGTTATGCTCATTCCTGGGTGCTGCCCGCTGAGAGCTGCAGAGACGCCACAG AGTGTTACATGAAGCTTGAGTCTGTCAAGCTGGAGAAACAGATCATACTCCACGGCCAAGAGTCCAAATGCTTCTCTGTTGAGCCGGTGCTGCGCTGTCTGCCTGGCTGCATGCCACTGAGAACCACCACTGTCTCAGTTGGCTTCCATTGCCTGCCTGCTG acACCCAACTGAACCGTTCTGGGGGAATGAGCAGCATCTTCGAGAAGAGCGTGGACCTAAGGGAAACCACCGAAGCCCACGTAGCCTGCCGTTGCACTGCTCAGTGTGCTTAA